The genomic window gttttttttgtaGAGACAGAGAGTACcattttttatatacaaataacAATTTATTTTTTGTAGTTAGTAAACCGGTTTTCAATTTGAATATGGAAGTAAAAGAAGTGTTGGACTTGGGGGTGTTTCACCTCGTTGTGGGATCAGAGGAAGCAGAATTCGGACCCTACGACTTGTCTctcaaaatgtaaaaaaaaaattactcagAATAAAAAAAAGGAGAGTCCGAATTCCACatttcagatttcaaaatttcagatttcaaaTTCCATAAGTTGcaaatcggaccatgcgatttgTGAAGCAAAATTTCATGACCAAAGAACTCGCATGGTCTGAGTCGTGTACTATgagttttttcaaatttttaacacaaatcggagggtccgatttgtgtattctgaatttttttcaactttttaaaCATAAATCGGAGAGTCCAATTTGTGTactcccacaattttaaaaaacaccaaaaattaccaTGTTAAAATATATCACTCATTTTGctttcatatcaaaattttttagcctTTTTAATTAGATcggttaaaaaaattacaaaaaaatatatttaatataaaatcaccaaattttgaataaaaatatctttttttggtCATACTtgtaaaaaattaatcaaaatttaacaTTTTAAGCATTTACATTTAGGATAAAACACTGTATAAATCAAAAGCAATTCAATATTGTATGAATCATCCAAAATTAAAAATGTTACGGGGATCCACGCATGttactatataaatcgaattaacctaatttgaattataaattatagtagtaaatcgaattaagTTGTATCAAATTATTAGGGTTTAGGTAATTCAAAGTAGGTAGCTTCGATTTACTAAACTATCCACATGATTTCAGACCACCCATAGTAAACCAAATTAGTGGATTTTGATTTAGCTCATGGTTTTTGTACATAGTAAATCGAATTGGACAAATTTGAATTACATATACTAAATCGATACATGCTGATTCGATTTAGTAGTACTCGAGCTCTAATGTAAAGCTATACAATCTCATTCGATTTACTTGTGTTATCCCTATACATAGAATTCGGAATCGCTTGATACGAATTACCAATCTACACACCATACCCCACAAAAACGAAAAATTCAGAAAGTAAGGCAAGCTAAGCTATACTACAAGATTGATACTGCGGAAATAGAAGATGACCCAAATCGAATTTATCGGTTGGACGGAGTTGTAAACCTTGCATAGCTTTGTCTCTTCTTTCCAGTTAATACTTAATACATCAAATTCTTGTTCACAGAGAAATCCCAACCATCTAAAAGATGccaattaaatatataaataaattgaaatcctCTCCAGAACTAAAATAATCATATTGTTATAAAATTTCATAAgacaaaaatacataagtgaaaaattaaaagataacAGCCAAATAGCAATCACAAAGAGCAGAGCCATTTGTCCTAATTGGCTTTTGAAACTAACAGTTTAAAACTACATTATACACATAACTCTGACTAAGCCAATTAGATTCCAGCCACAATACAGTTCTACAAAATTTAATCAGAGTGCAGCACATAACATTAACATACCTTAACTGCAAGTTCTCCAAGAGCCCAGCATGCATTATTTGCTATTGAAATAGCCTCTTTAACCTTAGAAATTTCCTGTATAGATAACATAGTACATTAGTACCGAGAGAGAAATTATACCATCTTAATTAGGTCTACTCTCTTTAATGATACTTTTCTAAGTCTTCTACAAGTCATCATCAAATCACCGAGAGAAATTATACCATCTTAATTTATTCATTCAAACTTCAAATGTATTTATTTTCTCCCTAAAGTTATAGCTAACAGCATCTTATGAAACATGAGAATGCTGTTGAGATGGCACAAATTACTTAAAAGAACCAAACTATATTAAAAttgtacccaaaaaaaaaaaggaattccAACACATAAAAGGGTATCGGCACAAGTGAGAGATGATTAATTGAGGACCAACTTAAGGACAGTCAACAATTCCAATAACTTGAAATCACATTCCTGCACCAAGTATTAAACTACAATAACACTGCTGATTTACAAGCTTCACCTATATTTCTCTTTGAAcatcagtttttttttttctcccaCCCAAAAAACTTGAAGGATGGAACCTTCTGCACGATTAACAGTGCTCGCAAAAGGGAAAGATGAATATGAATTGAATGGAAGATTAACCGTCAAGATAAAGAAAGACAATCTCGATTTGGAAACCTTCCATGGGAAGCTATTAAAAATAACATACCTGATTCAACTTCCCAGCAACAGCTTCAGCTAGAGTTCCAATGGCATCATATACAATTCTGATATTTTGTCTCTAAGGTTTAGAACAAGAAATCACAACTGTGTATTGTCATTGCAATCAAAAGACGAACGTCAGAATAAAACCTGATATTTCCCAAACGCTAGCATCAGGTGCTTCGATATAATTTCTACACCGTTTGAGATATCTACATATTATATGCACATTCTTAAATTTCAGAACCCCCAAATTAAAAAGCCTAAAATTGGAACCTTAAACCTCCCAAATTTCAGAACTATACATCACTGACCTGCGTTTACGGAATTTGTTAACTATTCAGAATAGAACAGAACAGAAATGAATAAACACCAACTAATGATTTCATTTTCAAGCAGCTGAACACACACGCACGCACACTGCTTAAAACAGAAAATCATAAGAACCAAAATTGAAGGCATGCACAAACCAGAGTAAGCAAAACGCAAGTTGAAGCAAATTCGCAGAGTAGCACTGTTGCACACACATGCCATTATAATAGCCCTGTTCTTGAGAACACCCTTATCAAATCAAACAATGCAAGCTGATAAGCAAAGGTGAATCAAATCAGAACCCTAAAATCGGAACCCTCTCAAATTTTAGAACCAAATGAAGGTGAATACATACCTTCTCGACGACGGTGAGCGAAGAGAGGACGATGCTGAGTGCAGATCTTCCCGATGGTGAGCTCGAAGTGACAGCCAGAGCAGAAGGATGAAGAGGAGCGACGATTCTCCAGTGGCGAAGTGGTGTGCGTGAGTGGTGAGTGGGAAGTGGGGAAGAGGGGCGACGGTGACGGCGTGAGGGTGACGAGTGACGGCGTGGGGAAGAGGCACCGGCGTGAGGGTGACGAGTGACGGCGTGAGAGTGAGCTTTCTCTGATTTTTTGGTGAAGCTCAATGGCGCGCGAAGGGGAAAAGGGGAAAATGGAGAAAGGAGGCCAGGTCACGTTTAAGTGTATTAACATGGTGAAAAGGGGATAAAAATTTACAAAGTGTTGGTGTATATTTACTTATTTAGTCCTATTAGGTAATATTTTTTAGAGTGAATACCTCATCCGACccttgacaattatctcgaaagggcAACGAGGCCCCCAAGAAAAAAAACACCTAATCCGGcccctgataattttttttgggactgattagtTCCTGtgctaaaaaaaataacattgattttttttttggcacaggggcctcgttgtcctttcgaagtaattgtcaggggccgggttgggattttttttttttgttagggacctcgttgtctttcgaggtaattgtcaagggctgatttgggtttttctctattttttaaaGCACACCTGAAACTTGACAAATAGCTTATCCttcaaaagtttttttttttgtggtaaAAAGTGAATATATAATTCTTAAGATAAGGCTACATTTTATAAGtgatatttataatatttaaggAGACACTTTTCAAATGATGTTACAAATGTGTTTTTTATTCTCCTTAAAAAAGGAAATATGGAAAAAAACGTAGTCTATTCCAGGAATAGATTACGTTTTTCAAATGtaacttaaaaaaagtgtggttgaatgagtgtttttcttgtagtaatATTGCTGGTATCGTACTTGAAGATgttagtaaatattttttttattttcttgaaaAAGTAAATTATTGTTAGTGATACTAAATCGGTTAGAATTTGATTATTAGaattattataatatttatttagGAGTAATAGTATGTTAAATCATTGTTAGTGATATTAAATCGCTTATAACTTGAGTATTAGAATTATTAGaatctttaaatttcaaatagtAGTTAGATTATTGATATAATGATAGTAGTGTATTAAAAGATTGAGATCACAAATGTATGTTGGATAAAGAGTAACTAGATATGTTGACTAGTAATTTTAACAAGTTTTGATATAGTTTGTGAGTTTTtatcaaggttgcgagaactgAATTGGTCAACAAACCGGTAAAATAACTAGTTTAATGGTTCAAAAGTTCAACTAAAATTCAaccagtttaattaaatataaaataaaattattaaaaatttaatatatacttttaaatatttaaattcaatattttttaaattgataaaattcaaaattttataattttatataaaaaattatccaTTAAAAATTCAgaaacaattttaaaaatcaacATTTATAACTAACAAAAATCAAAATGCATATAATACTACTAACAGTTATtccaatttcataaaaataataataaaaatataacaatcaTAGTTTTTTATTGCGGATGGCGGCTAATGGCGGTGAGCCAAAAATCCGCCATAAAGTTATAGCGGATGGCGTTGCAAAAAATGGCGGAAATGgcgaaattacctaaaatccacatatatgtacaaaaaaatatgcagaaaaattacaaatataataaactaTAAAATCTATCTATATAAGCAACTTTCTAGTCATAAAACATCTAATTAATATAGCAAATATAGTAGCAAATTTAGCAAATAAATATAACATCAAGTtcaaatcataactcaaaagTCATAAACAAGCCATAAAATAGAAGacataaaacataaaaactaTAAACCATCTACATTCTAGCTCTCATCAAATTCATCCAAATTAACACGATTATTATCGTGTCCCTCTACCCCTTCATCATCCTCTGATTCAGTATTATTGAATtgaatctcctcttcttgttcttctttattttcagaatcctcttcatcttcaaattctggttcttcttcctcttccacaattactgcttttcctttttctttttttgaagcCTTAAACCCACTTGGTCCACCCTTTGCACCACCTCTTGCAGTTgcaggttcttttctttttctattttgttgtctTCTAGTATATGTCGTAGGCTCATGTCCTCCCATTGCTTCAAAAACAAGGTTCCAACTCAAAGTGTTGTCATCTTGATGAACCAAATCAGTATCATCATCCATATTATCATCATCTCGAAAGGTGGCAGTCCCAATTTCTCCCACTAACCACTCATTACACTCATCAATGTCATTGAGTGCAATAGGGTCAACTTCATCTTTAAGGTTGTACCTCTCGAGAGTTGTTGGTTATACTTTATGAAGACCAAACTCTCCATCCTTTCatgatcaagcctatttctttTCTTAGTATGAATATGCTCAAATATACTCCAATTGCGCTCACATTCAGAAGCACTACAAGTCAAGCTCAAGATCTTGATAGTAAGGTCTCGCATGTTCGAAGTTTCATGCCCATATGTCCGCCACCAAAAtgctataaaattaaaataaatttgtcTAAGCCTTTAATCGAACTAAATTTATAAAGCTTTGTAAAATTTATAACAATCTTACCGGGTGAAAGCTTTTTCCTCTGAGATTTTGCAAAGGATGATCCAAAAAGTCCATAGCCGGCCTTATATAGTGCTTGCTCCTCCAATATCTTCTCTTGCGCAGCTATACTTGACACCAATCTAGTGATGCACTCAAACTATCCCTTTGTAACTTCTAAATCCAATTCGATACGAGGATTATCATAAAACAACTCCGGATTCAGAAAATGACCAGCTGCATGCAACGGACGATGAAGTTTGCAATTCCATCTGTTGTCAACGATTTTAAAAACTTCAGAATATTTGCTCACATCATTAGAAAATGTTTTCATGATGCATTCCTTTGCCTTCTCCATTGCTTCATATATATAACCCATTGGCGGCTTCTTCTCCCCATCAACAAGTCGAAGCACCCGAACAAGAGGCCCCATGATCTTAAGGGTGTACTTGACATGATTCCAAAAGGAGGGCCTAATAATAATCTTTGTTGCCTCCCTCCCCTTTGCCTCCCTTGACAACTTATTCCTTACCCACTCATCTGAAGTGAACATTCTTCttagattttctttctctttataaagcctTTCCAAAGAGAGAAATGAAGTGGCAAATCGGGTGACTGCATGCCTCACCAATTCCTTGCCATTTGTGAATTGTCTCAACATGGATAAAGTGCTAGAGTGGCTATAAGTGAAGCTAACCAAAGAAATGACACTTTTTATGGTTTTTTGGATTAATGGTAACTTCCCAATGTCTTCAAGTATCAAATCCAAACAATGGGCAGCACACGGGGTCCAAAACAAATTCGGTCTTTTCTCCATCAGCAACTTACCG from Arachis ipaensis cultivar K30076 chromosome B09, Araip1.1, whole genome shotgun sequence includes these protein-coding regions:
- the LOC107619059 gene encoding uncharacterized protein LOC107619059, which codes for MLIHLNVTWPPFSIFPFSPSRAIELHQKIRESSLSRRHSSPSRRCLFPTPSLVTLTPSPSPLFPTSHSPLTHTTSPLENRRSSSSFCSGCHFELTIGKICTQHRPLFAHRRREGCSQEQGYYNGMCVQQCYSANLLQLAFCLLWKFLRLKRLFQ
- the LOC107614882 gene encoding uncharacterized protein LOC107614882 yields the protein MKRPETAIARNKKEKLRQQNIKEACNKEAVRRVHRYIVRWFYQAGIPLNPVRLKSFQEMLWTVGSFGPNLPAPTYYALRVPLLNEELEYTKDLLKSHKKQWEKYGCSIMSDAWTDKRQRSIINFLVNSPARTMFLKSIDASDYVKMGEKMFELLDGIVEEIGEQNVVQVVTDNRSNYVLAGKLLMEKRPNLFWTPCAAHCLDLILEDIGKLPLIQKTIKSVISLVSFTYSHSSTLSMLRQFTNGKELVRHAVTRFATSFLSLERLYKEKENLRRMFTSDEWVRNKLSREAKGREATKIIIRPSFWNHVKYTLKIMGPLVRVLRLVDGEKKPPMGYIYEAMEKAKECIMKTFSNDVSKYSEVFKIVDNRWNCKLHRPLHAAGHFLNPELFYDNPRIELDLEVTKG